A genomic segment from uncultured Desulfuromonas sp. encodes:
- a CDS encoding methyltransferase translates to MNQITALQGRMELVRYPVRQNDLLRAWDAADEFLLHYLEENTLLDATQKLLIVNDSFGALTCCLHEYHPFFISDSYLAVQGMLHNLRRNHLETDCVTVRDGLQIFPEKFGIVPIKIPKSLALLKDQLIRLRQNLHPGSVIIAGGMVKHISATAMALFETIIGPTQTTLARKKARLIISHFDPSKHIETEPESVLNLPEFDLSLFQHPGVFSMSKLDLGSRLFLEHLSNLPQSSKIIDLGCGNGVMGLAVAGAQPEAELTFIDESYRAVDSARINFTNNFPGRQAHFLVNNCLDEMPRDSVSLIINNPPFHQQQVVGDQIAWQMFRQSRQILERSGQLWVVGNRHLGYHTKLKRLFGNCKLMASTHKFVLLSATKS, encoded by the coding sequence ATGAATCAAATCACTGCCCTCCAAGGACGGATGGAGCTTGTACGCTATCCTGTTCGTCAAAATGATCTGTTACGTGCCTGGGATGCAGCAGATGAGTTTCTTCTTCACTATTTGGAAGAAAACACGCTGCTGGACGCGACGCAAAAACTGTTGATTGTTAATGACAGCTTTGGTGCCCTGACCTGTTGTCTGCATGAATATCATCCTTTTTTCATCAGTGATTCGTACCTGGCCGTTCAAGGAATGCTACACAATCTCAGAAGGAATCATTTAGAGACAGACTGCGTTACGGTACGGGACGGACTACAGATTTTTCCAGAGAAATTCGGCATAGTTCCGATAAAAATCCCCAAAAGTCTGGCATTACTCAAAGATCAACTGATCCGATTACGTCAGAACCTCCATCCGGGGTCCGTTATCATCGCCGGGGGTATGGTCAAACATATCAGCGCGACAGCTATGGCACTCTTTGAGACGATCATCGGTCCGACACAAACCACTTTGGCACGCAAGAAAGCGCGCCTTATTATCAGTCACTTTGACCCTTCAAAACACATCGAAACAGAACCGGAGAGTGTTCTGAATCTTCCAGAATTTGATCTGAGTCTGTTTCAACACCCGGGTGTTTTTTCCATGAGCAAACTCGATTTGGGCAGTCGTCTATTCCTCGAACATCTGTCAAATCTGCCTCAATCATCGAAAATCATCGATCTAGGCTGCGGCAATGGTGTGATGGGACTTGCTGTTGCCGGAGCGCAACCGGAAGCAGAGTTGACATTTATCGATGAATCCTATCGTGCGGTTGATTCCGCTCGAATCAACTTCACCAACAACTTTCCTGGACGACAAGCACACTTCTTGGTTAACAATTGTCTTGATGAGATGCCACGGGACAGTGTGTCGTTGATTATCAATAACCCTCCGTTTCATCAACAACAGGTGGTCGGAGATCAGATTGCCTGGCAAATGTTTCGGCAATCGCGACAGATTCTTGAACGCTCCGGGCAACTATGGGTCGTGGGCAATCGGCATCTCGGCTATCACACCAAACTGAAGCGCCTGTTCGGCAACTGTAAACTGATGGCGAGCACCCATAAGTTCGTTTTACTCAGCGCCACGAAATCCTGA